Within the Deltaproteobacteria bacterium genome, the region AGCAGCAGGCCATAGGCCGCCAGGATCAGGGAGGCCCCTGCAGCGGAAAACCTGAAGGGACCGAAGCGGTCCGAAAGGGAACCGCTGATGGGACCCACCACCATGGTGGTCAGGGAGACCACCGCCATCATCATTCCCGCCCGGGAAGGAACCAGGCCGCGGCCCTGGATCAGGTAGAAAGGCATCAGCAGGAGATAGGCCGGTGCGGCCACGAAGGTGAAAAAAAGGGCCCACACGGCCCTGGAGAAAATCCGATTCCTGAACAGGGTCAGATCCAGAACGGGATTTCGGGCCTGCCTCTCCACGAGAAGAAACAGCACTATGAATACCAGACCCAGGCCCATCAGAAAGTGGACCCAGGGGGAACTCAATCCGTGGTCCCGAACCTGCGTTACCCCGAAGACGAAAAGGCAAATCCCCGCCGAGGAGGTCAGGGTCCCCGCCAGGTCAAGTTTCAGGCCGCCGGCCTTCATCCTGTCTGGTTTCAGGAGAAACAGGGCCATAAGAAAGGAAAGAAACCCCACCGGAATCCTCAGATAGAAGATGGAGCGCCAGCCCAGCCAGTCCAGGCTGAACCCCCCGATGATGGGGCCCAGGATGAACCCCACGGATACGGCCATTCCCAGGAATCCGATGCCCTTTCCCACCTCGTTGGGCGGAAAGGCCTCGGTGACAATGGCCATACTGGTGGAGATGGTCATGGCCGCGCCCGTCGCCTGGAGGATCCGGAAGAAGACGAGCTGCCCGATCCCCCGGGAAAGGGAGCATGCCAGGAGGCCCATGGTGAATATGGCCATCCCCAGGGTGTAGATCCGCTTGCGACCCACCGTGTCGCTGATCTTCCCGATAACCAGCATGGTGCTGGTGTTGACCAGGATGAAGGCCACCGTGACCCACATGACCGTGGTGATATCGGCGTGAAATATCCGGGTGAAGGTCGGAAAGGCGATATTGGTGATGCTCATGTCCATGGTGGCCATGATGTTGCCCATAGCCACCGTGAGAAGGGCCTTCCACTTGTATTTTTCAGGATCAGCGGAGTCAGCCCCTGGATCCGGACATCGTCCGCCCTGATCAACAAAAACCATGCCGTCCATGTGACTTTTTTCCCGTAGGGGGGGAAGAATAGCCTCAAAGCCAGTGAGAAGCCACGGAATAGCCGGTGTGGCCTTTTATGTCTCCAGGCAGGTTTTGAATACCTTTCTGAAATGAAACCCGTAGATCGCATAGGTTATGGCCAGGGGAAAAAGCCTCGGCCGCCTGAAAAGAGACCAGAAAAACAATTTCCAGTACTGGACCCTTCCCCTGTCTTTGATCCCGAGCATCCATATGGATCTGAACAAGGCCCACGGATAGCTGGAATGGAACCGAATGTGGCCGTAATGCAAGCGGTAAGGCTTCCTTTCCAAAGGTCTGTACTCGGCCAAGAACCGCTTTACCCGCTCATAGTAAGGTCTGGGTGAATAGATCCCGCTTATGATCTTCTTGTAACCGTTCAGGAGGCTTTCGTAGCCCATCTTCGGGAGGATGTTCGTTGTCAAGTCTGTGTTGTCCCCTGTAATGTCCTCAAGCAGTCTTCCCTGTTTCACGATGCGCTCGTAGAGCCGTGATCCCCGCGGGGCGTTCAGGAGACCGACCATGGCCGTGATGATGCCGCTTTTTTGAATGAAATCGATCTGTCTCTGAAAGATGGATGGGGAGTCATTGTCGAATCCCACGATAAAGCCCCCTTGCACCTGTAAGCCGAATGCCTGGATCCTTTTTACGCAGGCCACCAGATCACGATCCTTGTTTTGGAATTTATTACACTCCGAGAGGCTCTCCTCATCCGGTGTTTCAATGCCGACAAAGACAGCATCAAAGCCGGCACGTACCATCATGCGCATCAAGGTGTCGTCATCCGCAAGATCTATGGAGGCCTCCGTAGAAAAGGTAAAAGGGTACCTCCTTTTTTTCATCCATTGAATGATGGCCGGCAAAACCTCTTTTTTTAGTTTGACCTTGTTTCCGATAAAGTTGTCATCGACGATAAAGACATTACCCCGCCACCCGGTCTGATAAAGGATTTCCAGTTCCCTCAAAATTTGCTCTGCGCTTTTTGTCCTGACCTTCCGACCATAAAGCACGGTTATATCGCAAAAATCGCAATTGAACGGGCAACCCCTTGAATATTGAATGTTCATGGAGGCATACTTTTTCATCCGAACAAGGTCCCACCTGGGGACCGGGCTCTCCTTGAGATCCGGAAATTCCCCGGTACGGTATACGGGGCCGGCGACCCCCTTCTCCAGATCAGCCAAAAATCTGGGAAGCGTGATCTCCGCTTCGTTTAGGACAAAATGGTCGATGCCCTTGAAATCCTCATGGGCAGCCGTGAAGAGCGGACCGCCGGCCACGATCTTGACGCCGATCTTATTGCATCGCCTGATGATCTCCAGGACGGATGCCTTCTGGACTGCCATAGCACTGATGAACACGTAATCGGCCCATTCAAGGTCCTGGTCACCAAGGGCCTCCACATTCATATCGATCAGTTTCTTTTCCCACTTCTCCGGAAGCATGGCCGCAATGGTCAGCAGTCCCAAGGGGGGGTGTACCGCCTTTTTGGAGATGAATTTCAGGGCGTACCTGAAGCTCCAAAAAGTATCAGGGTACCTGGGATAAACGAGAAGAATGTTCATGTGAATCTCCTTCGGGTTGAATTGTGAATCTTTATCGTTTTTTGTTCGATTGAATAGTCAACTGGTCTCCCTTGCCGCCGTCCGTTACTACTGCTTGCTGATCCCCTTGAGAAGTATTTCCACCAGAACATCGACGCTCTTCTCCATCTCCTTGCGCGCCGGATCGATGGCCCATGGATATTCCAGGCCTTTTAAGGCGAAAAAGATGGCGCGCGAAACCGTCCCGGAATCCGCGACCATGAACGAGCCCTTACCGCGGCCGTATTCCACGATCCCCCTGATGGTGTTGATCTCCCAGCTCGAATAATCGGATGTCAGACTGGAAATGAACTCATAGTGCTTGAGGTATTCCTCCGCTATTGTGGTGTACTGATCAGCCTTTTCGCTGAGGTACCCGAGACGGACAAGGACGAACTTCCTGAATTTGTCGTAAGGGTCGTCCTCCTTTTCGACGGCTTTCCCGATGGTATCCTTCAGGCCATCGATTTCCTTTCGGATGACCTCGGCAAAAACCTCCTCCTTACTCCTGAAATAATAATAAAGTGTGCTCTTTCCCTTCCCTGCGGCCCTGGCGATATCTTCCATGGTGGTCTTCTCGAGACCGAAACGGGAAAAGAGTCGGGCTGCCGCTG harbors:
- a CDS encoding MFS transporter, encoding MDGMVFVDQGGRCPDPGADSADPEKYKWKALLTVAMGNIMATMDMSITNIAFPTFTRIFHADITTVMWVTVAFILVNTSTMLVIGKISDTVGRKRIYTLGMAIFTMGLLACSLSRGIGQLVFFRILQATGAAMTISTSMAIVTEAFPPNEVGKGIGFLGMAVSVGFILGPIIGGFSLDWLGWRSIFYLRIPVGFLSFLMALFLLKPDRMKAGGLKLDLAGTLTSSAGICLFVFGVTQVRDHGLSSPWVHFLMGLGLVFIVLFLLVERQARNPVLDLTLFRNRIFSRAVWALFFTFVAAPAYLLLMPFYLIQGRGLVPSRAGMMMAVVSLTTMVVGPISGSLSDRFGPFRFSAAGASLILAAYGLLLFADVGTPLAALIPTLILLGMGIGSFQPSVRPQPSRPPRGRWVSPSAWPLPAPSFRPGGPCMNPSFFRAGLRSLQPPPSPSPRPFTTCSFSESDSRSWSWCSAW
- a CDS encoding B12-binding domain-containing radical SAM protein codes for the protein MNILLVYPRYPDTFWSFRYALKFISKKAVHPPLGLLTIAAMLPEKWEKKLIDMNVEALGDQDLEWADYVFISAMAVQKASVLEIIRRCNKIGVKIVAGGPLFTAAHEDFKGIDHFVLNEAEITLPRFLADLEKGVAGPVYRTGEFPDLKESPVPRWDLVRMKKYASMNIQYSRGCPFNCDFCDITVLYGRKVRTKSAEQILRELEILYQTGWRGNVFIVDDNFIGNKVKLKKEVLPAIIQWMKKRRYPFTFSTEASIDLADDDTLMRMMVRAGFDAVFVGIETPDEESLSECNKFQNKDRDLVACVKRIQAFGLQVQGGFIVGFDNDSPSIFQRQIDFIQKSGIITAMVGLLNAPRGSRLYERIVKQGRLLEDITGDNTDLTTNILPKMGYESLLNGYKKIISGIYSPRPYYERVKRFLAEYRPLERKPYRLHYGHIRFHSSYPWALFRSIWMLGIKDRGRVQYWKLFFWSLFRRPRLFPLAITYAIYGFHFRKVFKTCLET
- a CDS encoding TetR/AcrR family transcriptional regulator, with product MANDNEQREIIISAAARLFSRFGLEKTTMEDIARAAGKGKSTLYYYFRSKEEVFAEVIRKEIDGLKDTIGKAVEKEDDPYDKFRKFVLVRLGYLSEKADQYTTIAEEYLKHYEFISSLTSDYSSWEINTIRGIVEYGRGKGSFMVADSGTVSRAIFFALKGLEYPWAIDPARKEMEKSVDVLVEILLKGISKQ